The following proteins come from a genomic window of Nicotiana tomentosiformis chromosome 12, ASM39032v3, whole genome shotgun sequence:
- the LOC138902264 gene encoding uncharacterized protein, whose product MKKGTCSIDTWKQFKEELKRQFYPQNVVHEARRQLRELRQTSSILEYVKDFTKLTLQIPNLTNFRTGAFKGNNNRSQAAAAPKTDTHRGKGKFVPHRNNDNRGNRNHSSNYRKDYDEKRKGGAPKAAQRDVCYLCGDPSHAARNCPTLNKLGAIVAAHQQ is encoded by the exons ATGAAAAAAGGAACGTGCTCCATTGACACTTGGAAGCAGTTCAAAGAGGAGCTAAAACGACAGTTTTATCCTCAAAATGTTGTACACGAGGCTCGCCGACAGTTGAGGGAGCTTAGGCAAACATCCTCCATCCTTGAGTACGTAAAGGATTTTACAAAACTCACCCTTCAGATCCCCAACTTGACCA ATTTCCGGACAGGAGCATTCAAGGGAAATAACAATCGGAGCCAAGCTGCTGCTGCTCCAAAGACGGACACCCACAGAGGCAAAGGCAAATTTGTTCCCCATCGGAACAACGATAACAGAGGCAACCGAAACCACTCTTCTAATTACCGCAAGGATTATGATGAGAAGAGGAAAGGAGGCGCACCTAAGGCTGCTCAGCGAGATGTTTGCTATCTTTGCGGAGACCCTTCTCATGCTGCTCGAAATTGCCCTACACTAAACAAGTTAGGAGCAATTGTTGCAGCCCACCAGCAGTAA